CATGTTATACAGGTGCCAACCCCATTACCACATCAGTACTACACTAGTAAAAGAGATCTAGCATACCTTTTGCTGCCCCGTAAGCCCTGTAACCACACCAGCAGCGACACAGCACCACCACCAATCAAAGGCAAAGGCTTGGTGATACCAACAGAAATGTGAGCAGCTAGCAACACCCTCAGTTCTAGAATCTAAAAGATTAGAGGGCACAACCTATGGTGAAACTAGACCAATGTATGGCGACCCTATATCCCCCCGCCCCAAAAAAATCAATCCCTCAGATGGCCTATCCTCCAAAAAATCCAGTAAGCCTTTCGGATCACTGTTGCTTCAGAACCAGCATCAGCTTGCACTCGGATACCCATCGATTATGGCCCATAATCGATGCTCAGCTCTCGCATTGGTGGGATTGTCTCCATGGCAAAAACCATCAGGTGAGGGTACCGTTCATCCTCATTGCCACGGACTACAAACTGAAGGAACACGTTCGGCGTGCAGCTGTGACTGATGTAGCAGGCAACGTTCCTCTTCTGGGACACATCGAGAAGGTAACCTGGCCCTGCAAACTGAGCGCATTGGGGTCCCCTGATGCTTGGGTCGACGGCTGAGGCATCTCCCCACTCCTTCCATCGCTCCGGAAACCGCTTCGGGTCGATGATGCTGCGCTCCTCCATCAGTGTGTTGCCTGGATGATCATCCATGGCGACCACATCCCCACTGTACTCGCACACAAAAGCGCCCGGCGGTATCAAGTCCAGCGCCCTAACACCCCAGCCTGTCTCGTTGGAGCGGAACACCTCCAGCCGGTGCTTCATCCCTCGCTGCGTCACCCGGTTCATGCAGGTCATGGGGCAAGCACACAGAGCACCGCATTCATACACCACCGGTCTTCCCATCACCAGAGTGCCATCCTCATTGTACACCAGTCCTCCAGTGTTCTTCCTCTCGCATCTGCACTTGGAGCCACAGCCCGTGGCGCAGTGGCAGCCCCTCTGCCGGCTGACCGGCCCGGACGCTGGGGGCACCGGGAACTCGGGGCGGACAGTGTACTCAAATAGCAGGGGAGACCTGTCGTCATCCAGCTTGTTGCAGACGGGGACACGAAGGACCTCCGCCCCCTTGGAGAGGTCGAGCGAAATGTACCTCGGCGGGCGGATTCTGGCGTCCATGGCGTCATTGAGCTGCTTGGCGGTGTGCCAGCTCTTGCTGCCTAGCTCCTCCTGGCCGGGGAGACGCGCAAGCTTGAACTTGCAGACGTCATGGCCGGACTTGCCAGGGCCGAAGGTGGAGCTGACGACCCTGTAGAGGCCGTCGTAGACGTAAACCTTGCGGTTGGGGCTCT
The Panicum virgatum strain AP13 chromosome 6N, P.virgatum_v5, whole genome shotgun sequence genome window above contains:
- the LOC120678325 gene encoding histone-lysine N-methyltransferase family member SUVH9-like; protein product: MDARIRPPRYISLDLSKGAEVLRVPVCNKLDDDRSPLLFEYTVRPEFPVPPASGPVSRQRGCHCATGCGSKCRCERKNTGGLVYNEDGTLVMGRPVVYECGALCACPMTCMNRVTQRGMKHRLEVFRSNETGWGVRALDLIPPGAFVCEYSGDVVAMDDHPGNTLMEERSIIDPKRFPERWKEWGDASAVDPSIRGPQCAQFAGPGYLLDVSQKRNVACYISHSCTPNVFLQFVVRGNEDERYPHLMVFAMETIPPMRELSIDYGP